The following proteins are encoded in a genomic region of Arcobacter cloacae:
- a CDS encoding nitrous oxide-stimulated promoter family protein: MTLEKFELEIKTLKTFYELYCKDKHEIQVKIHSNIEYKSNSFTLELNLCQDCQKAINYSFKKLLACPHEIKPRCRKCPNPCYEKQNWKETARVMKYSAIKLSLGKIKSRVINLFN; this comes from the coding sequence ATGACATTAGAAAAATTTGAACTAGAAATAAAAACATTAAAAACTTTTTATGAACTTTATTGCAAGGACAAACATGAGATTCAAGTAAAAATACATAGTAATATTGAATACAAATCAAATTCTTTTACTCTTGAATTAAATTTATGTCAAGATTGTCAAAAAGCAATTAATTATTCCTTTAAAAAACTCCTAGCTTGTCCCCATGAAATAAAACCAAGATGTAGAAAGTGTCCAAATCCTTGTTATGAAAAACAAAATTGGAAAGAGACAGCAAGAGTTATGAAATACTCTGCAATTAAATTATCTTTAGGAAAAATAAAATCAAGAGTAATTAATCTTTTTAATTAA
- a CDS encoding aldehyde dehydrogenase family protein: MSTIEVTSPFDGRVVGSVPFSTVEQVQQAIDTAYDKFLDVDNWIPKYKRVEILENLMKIMSSQVEELTILCASEGGKPYIDSKVEIQRAINGIKIAIEQIGLQEGQEIAMGHTASSANRIAYTMKEPIGVVAAISAFNHPFNLAVHQVIPAIAVGCPVIIRPATQTPMSALKLVELLKEAGLPDGWAQAVVCDRVGGELLVTSPKTAFFTFIGSGPVGWYLNSKASAGTRSALEHGGVAPVIVEPDADIESMIPDLVKGGFYHAGQVCVSVQRIFVHESIADTVASKIAEKASKLVVGDQLDPKTEVGPLINHNEVNRVEEWVNDAVAKGGKILTGGKRISDSCFEPTVIVNPSDDAIISQKEIFGPVVCVYSYKTFDEAIKRANQLDVSFQAAVFTKNLDTALKAVKRLNATAVMVNDHTAFRVDWMPFGGAKTSGLGLGGIPDSMREMQNQKMMVIKSPVL, from the coding sequence ATGAGTACAATAGAAGTAACATCACCATTTGACGGAAGAGTTGTTGGATCTGTTCCATTTTCAACAGTTGAGCAAGTTCAACAAGCTATCGACACTGCTTATGATAAATTTTTAGATGTTGATAACTGGATTCCAAAGTATAAAAGAGTTGAGATTTTAGAAAACTTGATGAAGATTATGTCTTCTCAAGTTGAAGAATTAACAATTCTTTGTGCAAGTGAAGGTGGGAAACCATATATTGACTCTAAAGTTGAAATTCAAAGAGCTATAAATGGAATAAAAATTGCAATTGAGCAAATTGGATTACAAGAAGGTCAAGAAATTGCAATGGGTCATACAGCATCAAGTGCAAATAGAATAGCATATACAATGAAAGAACCAATTGGTGTTGTTGCTGCTATTTCTGCATTTAATCATCCATTTAATTTAGCAGTTCACCAAGTAATTCCTGCAATTGCAGTTGGTTGTCCTGTGATTATTAGACCAGCAACTCAAACTCCAATGAGTGCATTAAAACTTGTTGAGTTATTAAAAGAGGCTGGACTTCCTGATGGTTGGGCGCAAGCTGTTGTTTGTGATAGAGTTGGTGGAGAGCTTTTAGTTACAAGTCCTAAAACGGCATTCTTTACATTTATTGGTTCAGGTCCTGTTGGTTGGTACTTAAACTCAAAAGCAAGTGCAGGAACTAGAAGTGCTTTAGAACATGGTGGAGTAGCACCTGTTATCGTTGAGCCAGATGCGGATATAGAAAGCATGATTCCAGACCTTGTAAAAGGTGGATTTTACCATGCAGGTCAAGTTTGTGTTTCTGTTCAAAGAATTTTTGTACATGAATCAATTGCTGATACAGTTGCTTCTAAAATTGCCGAAAAAGCTTCAAAATTAGTAGTTGGTGATCAATTAGACCCAAAAACTGAAGTTGGACCATTAATCAACCACAATGAAGTAAATAGAGTTGAAGAGTGGGTTAATGATGCAGTTGCTAAGGGTGGAAAAATATTAACTGGTGGAAAAAGAATCTCTGATTCTTGTTTTGAACCAACAGTTATTGTAAATCCAAGTGATGATGCAATTATTTCACAAAAAGAGATTTTTGGACCAGTTGTTTGTGTTTATTCATACAAAACTTTTGATGAAGCAATTAAAAGAGCAAATCAACTTGATGTTTCATTCCAAGCAGCAGTATTTACAAAAAATCTAGATACAGCTTTAAAAGCTGTAAAAAGATTAAATGCAACAGCAGTTATGGTAAATGACCACACAGCATTTAGAGTTGACTGGATGCCATTTGGTGGAGCTAAAACTTCAGGACTTGGATTAGGTGGAATTCCTGATTCTATGAGAGAGATGCAGAATCAAAAAATGATGGTTATTAAATCACCAGTTTTATAA
- the ung gene encoding uracil-DNA glycosylase: MTWEDVINLEKEKEYYKKLHEEIEKKYENSIVFPEKQNIFKAFSLTKLENLKVVILGQDPYHGFGQAQGLSFSTPKEIKNPPSMVNILKEISDDLGRKSLCEDGDLTPWAKQGVLLLNTILTVEEGKPKSHHNLGWEIFTDNIIKYISDNCKDIVFILWGSPAIAKTKLINKSKHHILTSPHPSPLSSYRGFFGSKHFSKTNEILTNLKKEPINW, from the coding sequence ATGACTTGGGAAGATGTAATAAATTTAGAAAAAGAAAAAGAGTATTATAAAAAACTTCATGAAGAAATAGAAAAAAAGTACGAGAATTCTATTGTTTTTCCAGAAAAACAAAATATTTTTAAAGCATTTTCTTTAACAAAACTTGAAAATCTAAAAGTTGTAATTTTAGGACAAGACCCATATCATGGTTTTGGACAAGCTCAAGGTTTATCATTTTCTACTCCAAAAGAGATAAAAAATCCTCCTTCAATGGTGAATATTTTAAAAGAGATAAGTGATGATTTAGGTAGAAAGTCCCTTTGTGAAGATGGAGATTTAACTCCTTGGGCAAAACAAGGGGTATTACTTTTAAATACCATTTTAACAGTAGAAGAGGGTAAGCCAAAATCACACCATAATCTTGGATGGGAAATATTTACAGATAATATAATTAAATATATAAGTGATAATTGTAAAGATATAGTTTTTATTCTTTGGGGAAGTCCAGCAATTGCTAAAACAAAATTGATAAATAAATCAAAACATCATATATTAACTTCACCACATCCAAGTCCACTCTCTTCTTATAGAGGTTTTTTTGGAAGTAAGCATTTTTCTAAAACAAATGAAATTTTAACAAATTTAAAAAAAGAGCCTATCAACTGGTAA
- a CDS encoding LemA family protein — protein MKKIILILILAIVVPLIYIVVVNYNNIPKLDENVKEKWSQVQNQYKRRADLIPNLVETVKAYASHEKSTFVEVTEARSKVSQINLDVNNLNPQMLEQFSQAQAGLSSALSKLMVVVEKYPELKANENFLSLQSQLEGTENRITVARRDFIEAVKLYNLELRTMPGKLVAAIAHPDAQIKETFSASQAEQEAPKVKF, from the coding sequence ATGAAAAAAATTATCCTCATTTTAATTTTAGCTATAGTTGTACCATTAATCTACATTGTTGTGGTAAATTACAATAATATTCCAAAACTTGATGAAAATGTTAAAGAGAAATGGTCACAAGTACAAAATCAATATAAAAGAAGAGCTGATTTAATCCCAAATCTTGTAGAAACTGTAAAAGCTTATGCAAGCCATGAAAAAAGCACTTTTGTAGAAGTAACAGAAGCTAGAAGTAAAGTTTCTCAAATAAATTTAGATGTAAATAATCTAAATCCACAAATGTTAGAACAATTTTCACAAGCACAAGCAGGACTTTCAAGTGCTTTATCGAAACTTATGGTTGTTGTTGAAAAATACCCTGAACTTAAAGCAAATGAAAATTTTCTTTCTTTACAATCTCAATTAGAAGGAACAGAAAACAGAATTACAGTTGCAAGACGTGATTTTATTGAAGCTGTTAAACTTTATAATTTAGAATTAAGAACCATGCCTGGAAAACTTGTAGCTGCGATTGCTCATCCTGATGCTCAAATAAAAGAGACTTTTTCAGCAAGTCAAGCAGAGCAAGAAGCACCAAAAGTGAAATTCTAA
- a CDS encoding Crp/Fnr family transcriptional regulator, giving the protein MTQIDQNDFSFFSFLKEEDLNRLKEITIKKYFNKDEILFYKGDEPKYLHLLIKGIAKLYTYDHKENEVVIHNLMAPSLIAEIVNYEDLKFPANCSFETKAEVLLIDYEKFKTEFLLKPEISMFFIKSLTRKIKALESFINYNISSNSLEKIAKFLIDNESILINLRQVKIAQLLNITPETFSRKLAKLKKEKIIQNEKGYIKILNHEKLKACFAN; this is encoded by the coding sequence ATGACACAAATAGACCAAAATGATTTTAGTTTTTTTAGTTTCTTAAAAGAGGAAGATTTAAATAGGTTAAAAGAGATAACAATAAAAAAATATTTTAATAAAGATGAGATACTTTTTTATAAAGGTGATGAGCCTAAATATTTACATTTATTAATAAAAGGAATAGCAAAACTTTACACTTACGACCACAAAGAGAATGAGGTGGTAATTCATAATTTGATGGCACCTTCATTAATAGCTGAAATTGTAAATTATGAAGATTTAAAATTTCCAGCAAATTGTTCATTTGAAACTAAAGCAGAGGTTTTACTTATTGATTATGAAAAATTTAAAACAGAATTTTTGTTAAAACCTGAAATATCAATGTTTTTTATAAAATCACTTACAAGAAAGATAAAAGCTTTAGAGAGTTTTATAAATTATAATATTAGTTCAAATAGTTTAGAAAAAATTGCAAAATTTTTAATTGACAATGAATCAATTTTGATAAATTTAAGACAGGTCAAAATAGCACAACTATTAAACATAACTCCTGAGACTTTTTCAAGAAAACTTGCAAAACTCAAAAAAGAGAAAATTATTCAAAATGAGAAGGGTTATATTAAGATTTTAAATCATGAAAAATTGAAAGCATGTTTTGCTAATTAA
- a CDS encoding ComEA family DNA-binding protein, with translation MKKIVALLMLCGTFLFAQINLQTASKEELMSIKGIGEKKAEQIMEYRKTNTINNPEDLKNIKGFGDNIVGNVKEANPVSKEKINKKVEDKKEEKKKELNNAVDKKIEKTTGSLIPKL, from the coding sequence ATGAAAAAAATTGTTGCATTATTGATGCTTTGTGGGACTTTTTTATTTGCTCAAATAAATTTGCAAACAGCAAGCAAAGAGGAATTAATGAGTATAAAAGGTATAGGTGAAAAAAAAGCTGAACAAATTATGGAGTATAGAAAAACAAATACTATTAATAATCCTGAAGATTTGAAAAATATCAAAGGTTTTGGAGATAATATAGTTGGAAATGTAAAAGAAGCAAATCCTGTTTCTAAAGAAAAAATAAACAAAAAAGTTGAAGATAAAAAAGAAGAGAAGAAAAAAGAGTTAAATAATGCTGTTGACAAAAAAATAGAAAAAACAACAGGAAGTTTAATCCCTAAATTATAG
- a CDS encoding YaaA family protein, with the protein MKILFSPSETKIAGGEEISFDKNSFIFPELFEKRMEIVKQYNDFITTASKEELIKLFGTKKEDVLEQYSKDLFKTPTMKVIQRYDGVAFDYLEYAKLKESEKSYIDENVLIFSNLFGVLKAGDKGLPDYKLKQGETFFDLKIEKFYMDNFSKVLDEYLKDEDIIDLRAGFYEKFYKIEKPYTTMKFIKDGKVVSHWAKAYRGIILKLLAKNGIKTIDELMSMEIENLKIEEIKKSKLKTEIVYSIF; encoded by the coding sequence ATGAAAATACTATTTTCACCAAGTGAAACAAAAATAGCAGGTGGAGAGGAAATCTCTTTTGATAAAAATAGTTTTATTTTTCCTGAGCTTTTTGAAAAAAGAATGGAAATTGTAAAACAATATAATGATTTTATAACAACTGCTTCAAAAGAAGAGTTGATAAAACTTTTTGGAACAAAAAAAGAAGATGTATTAGAACAATATTCAAAGGATTTATTTAAAACTCCTACCATGAAAGTAATTCAAAGATATGATGGCGTTGCTTTTGATTATTTGGAATATGCAAAATTAAAAGAGAGTGAAAAATCTTATATTGATGAAAATGTTTTGATTTTCTCAAATCTTTTTGGAGTTTTAAAAGCAGGGGATAAAGGGCTTCCTGATTATAAACTAAAACAAGGAGAGACTTTTTTTGATTTAAAAATAGAAAAATTTTACATGGATAATTTTTCAAAAGTTTTAGATGAATATCTAAAAGATGAAGATATTATTGATTTAAGAGCTGGATTTTATGAGAAGTTTTACAAAATAGAAAAACCATATACAACAATGAAATTTATAAAAGATGGAAAAGTTGTAAGTCATTGGGCAAAAGCATACCGAGGAATTATTTTAAAACTTCTTGCAAAAAATGGGATTAAAACAATTGATGAATTGATGAGTATGGAAATAGAGAATTTAAAAATTGAAGAGATTAAAAAAAGTAAATTGAAAACAGAAATTGTTTATTCTATTTTTTAG
- a CDS encoding acetolactate synthase large subunit, translating to MNASELFVKALENEGVEYIFGIPGEENLDFLEALRTSNIKLILTRHEQGAGFMAATYGRLTGKVGVCISTLGPGATNFATSAAYAQLGGMPMMMITGQKPIKKSKQGRFQIVDIVGMMRPMTKYAKQVVNGNNIPSMVREAFKVATTERPGAVHIELPEDIAAEEVEFNIYPVKPFRYPTACKGAVADAIKMIENAKRPLLLIGAGANRTRIGTALTDFVNKTGMPFFSTQMGKGVIDENHPLCLSTAALSKDDFIHCAIERADLIINVGHDVIEKPPFFMENTPDATKVIHVNFFPSEVDDTYFPQLDVVGDIAGSIQEMTEAITAQEHWDFDYYARLAEDIRTRLSKYFGDNRFPILPQRAVRAIRQALDDEDIVTLDNGVYKIWFARNYRCAKPNTLLLDNALATMGAGLPSGMAAKMINPDKKVVAVCGDGGFMMNSQELETAVRLGLDLTVIILNDNAYGMIKWKQTGMGFETFGLDLGNPDFVKYAESYGATGHRPTSVEEFTQILDKCVNGKGVHLIDLAVDYSLNHAILNDLLAKKQCLI from the coding sequence ATGAATGCATCAGAATTATTTGTAAAAGCATTAGAAAATGAAGGTGTTGAATATATTTTTGGAATTCCAGGTGAAGAGAATCTTGACTTTCTTGAAGCCCTAAGAACTTCAAATATTAAACTAATTTTAACAAGACATGAGCAAGGTGCTGGATTTATGGCAGCTACTTATGGAAGATTAACTGGAAAAGTTGGAGTTTGTATTTCAACTTTAGGACCAGGTGCAACTAACTTTGCAACAAGTGCAGCTTATGCACAACTTGGTGGAATGCCTATGATGATGATTACAGGACAAAAACCAATCAAAAAATCTAAACAAGGAAGATTCCAAATCGTTGATATCGTTGGTATGATGAGACCAATGACTAAATATGCTAAACAAGTTGTAAATGGAAATAATATCCCATCAATGGTTAGAGAAGCATTTAAAGTAGCGACAACTGAAAGACCAGGTGCTGTTCATATTGAATTACCAGAAGATATAGCAGCTGAAGAAGTTGAATTTAATATTTACCCCGTTAAACCATTTAGATATCCAACTGCTTGTAAAGGTGCTGTTGCAGATGCAATTAAAATGATTGAAAATGCAAAAAGACCACTATTATTAATTGGAGCAGGAGCAAATAGAACTAGAATTGGTACAGCTTTAACTGATTTTGTAAACAAAACTGGAATGCCATTTTTCTCTACACAAATGGGGAAAGGTGTTATTGATGAAAATCACCCATTATGTTTATCAACTGCTGCATTATCTAAAGATGACTTTATTCACTGCGCTATTGAAAGAGCAGATTTAATCATCAATGTTGGACATGATGTTATTGAAAAACCACCATTTTTTATGGAAAATACTCCAGATGCAACTAAAGTTATTCATGTAAACTTCTTCCCTAGTGAAGTTGATGATACTTATTTCCCTCAACTTGATGTTGTTGGTGATATTGCTGGAAGTATCCAAGAAATGACAGAGGCAATTACTGCACAAGAGCATTGGGATTTTGATTATTATGCAAGATTAGCAGAAGATATTAGAACAAGATTATCAAAATATTTTGGTGATAATAGATTTCCAATCTTACCACAAAGAGCAGTTAGAGCTATTAGACAAGCATTAGATGATGAAGATATTGTAACTTTAGATAATGGTGTTTATAAAATTTGGTTTGCAAGAAACTATAGATGTGCAAAACCAAATACATTATTATTAGATAATGCCCTAGCAACTATGGGTGCTGGACTTCCGTCTGGAATGGCTGCTAAAATGATAAATCCTGATAAAAAAGTTGTTGCTGTTTGTGGTGATGGTGGATTTATGATGAACTCTCAAGAGTTAGAAACAGCTGTTAGATTAGGACTTGATTTAACTGTAATTATTTTAAATGATAATGCATATGGTATGATAAAATGGAAACAAACAGGAATGGGATTTGAAACATTTGGATTAGATTTAGGAAATCCAGATTTTGTTAAATATGCTGAATCTTATGGAGCAACAGGTCATAGACCAACTTCAGTTGAAGAGTTTACTCAAATTTTAGATAAATGTGTAAATGGAAAAGGTGTTCATTTAATTGACTTAGCGGTTGATTACTCTTTAAATCATGCAATTTTAAATGATTTATTAGCTAAAAAACAGTGTTTAATATAA
- a CDS encoding TPM domain-containing protein, producing MILKDNEKEQISKEIENLERFSSAELVAVITQKSSSYKYASLIICIFLTFLFSFILYFVKEVSTLELLQYQLLIFIGTILFFIKFDNLTLKLLPLSYKHQKASLKANEQFYNLGLNKTKTKQAIMFFVSLDEKYVEIITDTEISKKIPNEFWEQLVYEFTLDIKKDDFLSGYLKAIKTSKAILIQHFPIQNDDENELSNEVIELK from the coding sequence ATGATTTTAAAAGATAATGAAAAAGAACAAATCTCAAAAGAGATTGAAAATCTTGAGAGATTTAGTTCTGCTGAATTAGTTGCAGTTATCACTCAAAAAAGTTCATCTTATAAATATGCTTCACTAATTATATGTATATTTTTAACTTTTTTGTTCTCTTTTATTTTATATTTTGTAAAAGAGGTATCAACTTTAGAACTTTTACAATATCAACTTTTGATTTTTATAGGAACTATTCTATTTTTCATTAAATTTGATAACTTGACTTTAAAACTTCTTCCTTTAAGTTACAAACATCAAAAAGCTTCTTTGAAAGCAAATGAGCAGTTTTATAATCTAGGATTAAATAAAACAAAAACTAAACAAGCTATCATGTTTTTTGTAAGTCTTGATGAAAAATATGTAGAGATTATTACAGATACAGAAATCTCAAAAAAAATTCCTAATGAATTTTGGGAACAATTAGTTTATGAATTTACTCTTGATATAAAAAAAGATGATTTTTTAAGTGGTTATTTAAAAGCTATTAAAACTTCAAAGGCTATATTAATTCAACATTTTCCTATACAAAATGATGATGAAAATGAACTTTCAAATGAAGTAATCGAGTTAAAATGA
- a CDS encoding YchJ family protein, with amino-acid sequence MKFSPNDNCFCGSMKKYKKCCKTFHDKITFPKSALELMKSRFSAFALCNSEYIIFTTHPNNCDFTQDLKSWHSDILNFSKNTRFEKLEILEFIDDEVESFVTFKATLFQNKNDISFIEKSRFLKVEGIWKYVDGEFIEEEKK; translated from the coding sequence TTGAAATTCTCCCCAAATGATAACTGTTTTTGTGGCTCTATGAAAAAATATAAAAAATGTTGTAAAACTTTTCACGATAAAATCACTTTTCCTAAAAGTGCTTTAGAACTTATGAAATCAAGATTTTCAGCTTTTGCTCTTTGTAATAGTGAATATATAATTTTTACAACTCATCCAAATAATTGCGATTTTACGCAAGATTTAAAATCTTGGCATAGTGATATTCTGAATTTTTCAAAAAATACAAGATTTGAAAAGTTGGAAATTTTAGAGTTTATTGATGATGAAGTTGAGAGTTTTGTTACTTTTAAAGCTACTTTATTTCAAAATAAAAATGATATTTCATTCATTGAAAAAAGTAGATTTTTAAAAGTTGAGGGAATTTGGAAATATGTTGATGGAGAATTTATAGAAGAGGAAAAAAAATGA